From the Salinimicrobium tongyeongense genome, one window contains:
- a CDS encoding ArsR/SmtB family transcription factor, with protein sequence MGITKTDLFTEAQNEVALAAKALAHPARIAIIEFLLRSNSCINGDLVNELGLAQATISQHLRELKEIGIIQGTIEGTRVCYCINPQRWKEIQNKFNVLFNKFEDPASNECC encoded by the coding sequence ATGGGAATAACAAAAACCGACCTCTTCACAGAAGCTCAAAACGAAGTGGCACTGGCTGCCAAAGCCCTGGCTCACCCGGCGCGAATTGCCATTATTGAATTCCTGTTAAGATCTAACAGCTGCATCAATGGAGACCTGGTAAATGAACTGGGGCTGGCACAGGCTACTATAAGTCAGCACCTTCGGGAACTAAAGGAAATCGGGATAATTCAGGGAACCATTGAAGGCACCCGGGTATGTTATTGCATCAATCCGCAGCGCTGGAAAGAAATTCAGAATAAATTCAATGTACTCTTTAACAAATTTGAAGATCCTGCATCAAATGAGTGTTGCTAG
- a CDS encoding PAS domain-containing sensor histidine kinase has protein sequence MKSSQVPFKEDPEQIEFAKNILISLHDPVVVVNEEGRILAATERMYGIFKTLPGNLEGEYLVPLLEDKKEPAQLCHLLETLMASQEAVKDFQVVLSSPNLKRHRFSINANRLPQFKGSTAFLLSFTEVNILHKGSIDYRKLLNEVLSEAPGLICTLRGKDHIFELANDKYQALLEYREIIGKSVKEVLPEVENQGFIKMLDGVYNSGKSFIGKEINLDLKGENGGKSIILDFIYQPIKDVNGKVEGIFVHAIDVTEKVLNRQSLENSEKELRNVIDTVPVIIWITNPQGQGNYLNKEWYEYTGQTRKESLGAGWLQAVHPEDQEIIYRQFIQAHELRKEYYSRFRLRHKNGAYRWVVDRGRPKWTAEGEFEGLIGTVTDVHDDHLKEQVIRENEHRIRSIVDQATVPTAVYTGRGMTIELANDAMINLWGKTREVVGKPLQEALPELEGQPFFDLLDNVFTTGETYWGKEDRVDLMRNGRMETGYYNFTYKPLRNEEGEIIGVLNMGLDVTEMVESKTLLKERERHFKLMADLMPGKVINTDATGKPIFFNQNWLDYIGLDFHELQEQNWESCIHPSEEQEFKKKWQHSLKTGKNFEMQLRLRDKEGKYLWHLSRKEAVKGEDGKITMWIGISTEIQRLKEEEKRKEDFLKMVSHELKTPVTSIKGYVQLLLNLLDKYKLEIPGNVPLKPSLERIDNQIVRLTRLIAEILDLSRLEENKLELKKEVFDLNAMVEQTIQDIKLTNTQHQMEVFHAHRARVFADKDRIGQVLINFITNAIKYSPDSQHIQIHVLKVGEDKVAVSVRDKGIGIDPKFHKNIFKRFYRIGVESKETYSGFGIGLYLANEIIDRHNGYIEVKSKIGEGSDFSFVLLENQ, from the coding sequence ATGAAGAGTAGCCAGGTGCCTTTTAAGGAAGATCCTGAACAGATTGAATTTGCTAAAAATATTCTCATTTCCCTGCACGATCCCGTGGTGGTGGTAAATGAAGAAGGAAGGATTTTGGCTGCAACTGAAAGGATGTACGGGATTTTTAAAACGCTTCCCGGTAACCTGGAGGGGGAATATCTGGTTCCTTTACTTGAAGATAAGAAAGAGCCTGCACAACTCTGTCACCTCCTGGAAACCCTCATGGCTTCACAGGAAGCAGTAAAAGACTTTCAGGTGGTGCTCTCTTCCCCCAACCTTAAAAGACATCGTTTTTCGATCAATGCAAACCGGCTCCCGCAGTTTAAAGGGAGTACCGCATTTCTTCTCAGTTTTACTGAAGTCAACATACTTCACAAGGGAAGTATTGATTACCGCAAATTACTCAACGAGGTGCTTTCTGAAGCTCCGGGTTTAATTTGCACGCTGCGTGGGAAAGATCACATTTTTGAACTGGCAAACGACAAGTACCAGGCACTTTTGGAATACCGGGAGATCATTGGTAAATCTGTTAAAGAAGTGCTTCCTGAAGTAGAGAACCAGGGTTTTATAAAAATGCTCGATGGGGTCTATAACAGCGGGAAGAGTTTTATTGGTAAGGAAATAAACCTCGACCTTAAAGGCGAAAACGGCGGGAAAAGCATTATCCTCGATTTTATTTACCAGCCCATTAAGGATGTGAATGGAAAGGTAGAAGGCATTTTTGTGCATGCCATAGATGTGACCGAAAAGGTGCTCAACCGCCAGAGCCTCGAAAACAGTGAAAAAGAGCTGCGAAACGTCATAGATACGGTACCGGTAATTATCTGGATCACCAATCCTCAGGGGCAGGGGAATTACCTCAACAAAGAATGGTATGAATACACAGGCCAAACCCGGAAAGAATCTCTGGGTGCCGGATGGCTGCAGGCAGTTCATCCCGAAGATCAGGAAATAATCTACCGGCAGTTCATCCAGGCTCATGAATTGAGAAAAGAATATTATTCCAGGTTCAGGCTGCGCCATAAAAACGGTGCTTACCGGTGGGTGGTAGACCGCGGCCGGCCAAAATGGACTGCCGAAGGTGAATTTGAAGGCCTCATAGGTACGGTGACCGATGTACACGATGATCATCTTAAAGAACAGGTGATACGTGAAAATGAACACCGTATTCGCTCTATTGTAGATCAGGCCACGGTGCCAACAGCGGTGTACACCGGAAGGGGGATGACCATCGAGCTGGCCAATGATGCCATGATCAACCTCTGGGGGAAAACCCGTGAAGTGGTAGGAAAACCCCTGCAAGAGGCGCTCCCCGAACTTGAAGGCCAGCCTTTTTTCGACCTGTTAGACAATGTATTTACTACCGGCGAAACCTACTGGGGAAAAGAAGACCGGGTAGACCTTATGCGTAATGGCAGGATGGAAACCGGCTATTACAACTTTACCTATAAACCGCTGCGGAATGAGGAGGGTGAAATTATTGGGGTCCTCAACATGGGGCTTGATGTGACTGAAATGGTCGAGTCAAAAACCCTTCTGAAGGAGAGGGAGCGCCACTTTAAGCTCATGGCCGATCTCATGCCCGGAAAGGTCATAAATACTGATGCCACCGGGAAACCTATCTTCTTCAATCAAAACTGGCTCGATTATATAGGCCTCGACTTCCACGAACTGCAGGAACAAAATTGGGAAAGCTGTATTCACCCTTCCGAAGAACAGGAGTTTAAGAAAAAGTGGCAACATTCGCTTAAAACCGGGAAGAATTTTGAAATGCAGCTGCGGCTAAGGGATAAGGAGGGCAAATACCTGTGGCACCTTAGCAGGAAAGAAGCGGTGAAAGGGGAAGACGGTAAGATCACCATGTGGATTGGGATTAGTACCGAGATCCAAAGGCTAAAAGAAGAAGAAAAGCGCAAAGAAGATTTTCTCAAAATGGTAAGCCATGAACTAAAAACTCCCGTGACTTCCATAAAAGGCTATGTTCAGCTGCTGCTCAACCTGCTCGACAAATACAAACTGGAAATCCCCGGGAATGTTCCGCTTAAACCTTCCCTGGAGCGCATAGATAACCAGATTGTACGCCTCACCAGGCTCATCGCCGAAATACTAGACCTTTCAAGGCTTGAAGAGAACAAGCTCGAACTTAAAAAAGAAGTTTTTGACCTTAATGCCATGGTAGAGCAAACCATTCAGGATATTAAGCTCACCAACACGCAGCACCAAATGGAGGTCTTTCATGCTCACCGGGCCAGGGTATTTGCCGATAAAGACAGGATAGGGCAGGTGCTAATCAACTTTATTACCAACGCCATTAAGTATTCGCCAGATAGCCAGCACATTCAGATTCACGTGCTAAAAGTGGGAGAAGATAAGGTTGCCGTGAGCGTGCGCGACAAGGGGATTGGAATTGACCCTAAGTTTCATAAGAACATCTTTAAAAGGTTCTACAGGATAGGCGTGGAGAGCAAAGAAACCTACTCTGGTTTCGGGATAGGCTTGTATCTTGCCAATGAAATTATTGATCGCCATAACGGCTATATTGAAGTAAAAAGTAAAATAGGGGAAGGATCAGACTTTAGTTTTGTGCTTCTTGAAAACCAATAA
- a CDS encoding multidrug effflux MFS transporter → MQKEYEVRNKKREQIILLVLGTLIALGPFSIDMYLPGFESIAEEFKITKAQVGFSLTSYFIGIALGQLAYGPIMDRYGRKRPLLIGLVIYVIAAMSCFYSPNLMWLIISRFFLAVGASAGMVASKAVVRDIFPSEEVARAISFLMLIMGGAPIIAPTVGGMVISHFSWHSIFLVLAVFAGLMFFSVLKFLPESVAPDESVKLEFKNMASKYMGIFKNRIFLTFSLAGSLTIGAMFAYISNAPVLFMDRFDMSETYFGWLFGLNAAGLIAGSQLNRLVLKRYTTFRVTMVISIVLVGLSTLFVLNSFFGGNFYITILLLFLILFLMGFQNPNTTALSLYPFERKAGRASALVGSLKMILGAVASFVISKFTGISMLPLAFTILVCLSLSSFLLFRFQAKEKRAMVLISR, encoded by the coding sequence ATGCAAAAAGAATATGAAGTAAGAAACAAAAAGCGGGAACAGATCATACTCTTGGTGCTGGGAACATTGATTGCCCTGGGGCCATTTTCAATAGACATGTACCTGCCCGGCTTTGAGAGTATCGCAGAAGAGTTTAAAATAACAAAAGCCCAGGTAGGTTTTTCACTCACCAGCTATTTTATCGGGATCGCGCTTGGACAGTTAGCTTATGGCCCGATTATGGACAGGTATGGCCGTAAGCGCCCCCTGCTTATTGGGCTGGTGATCTATGTAATTGCAGCCATGAGTTGTTTTTATTCGCCCAACCTTATGTGGCTCATCATTTCCCGCTTCTTTTTGGCGGTGGGAGCATCGGCAGGAATGGTGGCTTCCAAGGCGGTAGTTCGGGATATTTTCCCTTCCGAAGAAGTAGCCCGGGCAATTTCTTTCCTCATGTTGATCATGGGGGGCGCACCTATTATTGCCCCCACGGTTGGGGGAATGGTGATCTCCCATTTTTCCTGGCACAGCATTTTCCTTGTGCTGGCTGTATTTGCAGGCCTCATGTTCTTTAGCGTTCTTAAATTTCTTCCCGAAAGTGTGGCCCCCGACGAATCGGTAAAACTGGAATTCAAAAATATGGCTTCAAAATATATGGGGATCTTTAAGAACAGAATCTTCCTTACCTTCTCCCTGGCCGGAAGTTTGACCATAGGCGCCATGTTCGCTTATATTTCCAATGCCCCCGTATTGTTCATGGACAGGTTTGATATGAGCGAAACATATTTTGGCTGGTTATTTGGACTCAATGCCGCCGGCTTAATAGCAGGAAGCCAGTTAAACCGACTGGTATTGAAACGCTATACCACCTTTAGAGTGACTATGGTGATTAGTATTGTGCTTGTAGGCCTCTCCACACTTTTTGTGCTGAACAGTTTCTTCGGTGGAAATTTCTACATCACGATCCTGTTGTTGTTCCTGATCCTTTTTTTGATGGGATTTCAAAATCCCAACACTACAGCCCTGTCTTTGTATCCGTTTGAAAGAAAAGCAGGACGGGCATCGGCCCTGGTAGGAAGCTTAAAAATGATTTTGGGCGCTGTGGCTTCATTTGTGATAAGTAAGTTCACAGGCATTAGCATGCTCCCACTGGCATTCACCATCCTTGTCTGCCTCAGCTTAAGCTCATTTCTACTCTTCCGGTTTCAGGCAAAGGAGAAAAGAGCAATGGTGTTGATCTCCAGGTAA
- a CDS encoding response regulator, which yields MNKKKILVVDDDSGIGEMLKTLLEFYEFDVIVTPRPEETEKLILQENVDLVMLDMLISGVNGTDVCARLRNNPETRDIPVLMMSALHDAGSKCREAGANDFIAKPFEMDDLVEKINSILGQKVAN from the coding sequence ATGAACAAAAAAAAGATACTGGTGGTCGATGATGACTCCGGAATAGGGGAAATGCTCAAGACTTTGCTTGAGTTCTACGAGTTTGACGTTATCGTTACGCCAAGGCCCGAAGAGACTGAAAAACTCATCCTTCAGGAAAATGTTGATCTGGTAATGCTGGATATGCTCATCTCGGGTGTTAACGGCACCGATGTTTGCGCACGCCTTCGCAACAACCCCGAAACCCGGGATATTCCCGTGCTCATGATGTCTGCCCTGCACGATGCGGGTTCAAAATGCAGGGAAGCCGGTGCGAACGATTTTATTGCAAAACCCTTCGAAATGGATGACCTGGTTGAAAAGATCAACTCCATCCTGGGGCAAAAAGTGGCAAACTGA